In one window of Burkholderia cenocepacia DNA:
- a CDS encoding PXPV repeat protein, whose protein sequence is MNKRQVAAVFGSMALLVSGSAMAGHVDLSVGIGVPVAPVYVEPAPVYVAPQPAVVAYPGYGYGYYGDDDDRYRKWRKHYYKHWRRHHGDDDDD, encoded by the coding sequence ATGAACAAGAGGCAAGTAGCAGCGGTGTTCGGGAGCATGGCGTTGCTCGTTTCCGGTAGTGCAATGGCGGGGCACGTGGACCTGTCGGTCGGCATCGGCGTCCCGGTCGCACCGGTCTATGTCGAGCCGGCGCCGGTCTATGTGGCGCCGCAGCCGGCCGTCGTCGCCTATCCGGGCTATGGGTATGGCTATTACGGCGATGACGACGACCGCTACCGCAAGTGGCGCAAGCACTATTACAAGCACTGGCGTCGACACCACGGCGACGACGATGACGATTGA
- a CDS encoding DUF1571 domain-containing protein, which produces MNEGMKRHARHVATAAVACVLSLAQASLHAQETAGAASAAQAAALPADLAKVTHEPLAQQARWLRTAAQRGTLAQLDDATLTALFKALDPLAVPLYIRNGPNGYPSYQFTMVRQERISGKWSDTPDRMLVKTTREPLRVYAKWLPGGAHAGQETIYDTTQRKDEMYGHLGGLLGKIPLWTAIDGALARAQSNHQVKDLGTEFIANLYLTEGKKYLEAGVQRPTDVEAKTIGGVRVVALTYETPTGRPQFYAKKEVLGLDLHAPYFRTVESYDNDGRIFERIVIEKIAPMPLDDTAFDPKNPDYAF; this is translated from the coding sequence ATGAACGAAGGAATGAAGCGCCACGCACGGCATGTCGCCACGGCGGCCGTCGCGTGCGTGCTGTCGCTCGCGCAGGCAAGCCTGCATGCACAGGAAACGGCCGGCGCCGCGAGCGCGGCCCAGGCCGCTGCGCTGCCGGCGGATCTCGCGAAAGTCACGCACGAGCCGCTCGCGCAACAGGCGCGCTGGCTGCGCACGGCGGCCCAGCGCGGCACGCTCGCGCAACTCGACGACGCGACGCTCACTGCACTCTTCAAGGCGCTCGATCCGCTCGCCGTGCCGCTCTATATCCGCAATGGCCCGAACGGCTATCCGTCCTACCAGTTCACGATGGTGCGTCAGGAGCGCATCAGCGGAAAATGGTCCGACACGCCCGACCGCATGCTCGTGAAGACGACCCGCGAGCCGCTGCGCGTGTATGCGAAATGGCTGCCGGGCGGCGCGCATGCCGGACAGGAGACCATCTACGACACGACGCAGCGCAAGGACGAGATGTACGGCCATCTCGGCGGCCTGCTCGGCAAGATTCCGCTGTGGACGGCGATCGACGGCGCGCTGGCGCGCGCGCAGTCGAATCACCAGGTGAAGGATCTCGGCACCGAGTTCATCGCGAACCTGTACCTGACCGAAGGGAAGAAATACCTGGAAGCCGGCGTGCAGCGCCCGACCGACGTGGAAGCCAAAACGATCGGCGGCGTGCGCGTCGTCGCGCTCACCTACGAAACGCCGACCGGCCGGCCGCAGTTCTACGCGAAAAAGGAAGTGCTGGGGCTCGACCTGCATGCACCCTATTTCCGGACCGTCGAGTCCTATGACAACGACGGCAGGATCTTCGAGCGGATCGTCATCGAGAAAATCGCGCCGATGCCCCTCGACGACACCGCATTCGACCCGAAAAACCCCGACTACGCGTTCTGA